In the Drosophila takahashii strain IR98-3 E-12201 chromosome 3R, DtakHiC1v2, whole genome shotgun sequence genome, one interval contains:
- the LOC108070057 gene encoding UV excision repair protein RAD23 homolog A, with translation MKLSIRMLDQRTISLEMQETQDVRALKEQLGSLPEVSLPVESLQLIYSGRIMEDALPLSEYRIAEDKFIVLMGKKAVQVKKAEQPEEQVAPTPPQEVTPSGSPDEQRVLDLMAMGYGEQEVRSALQASFNHPERAIEYLISGIPQEEQAPVEQGLQQLMGDPRVARVREMIRENPELLQLILARLAETDPAAYAAVQSHREEFAGMLLGGEGATSEVEAQVQLTTEELAAVKRLEALGFHRVMAVQAYLACDKNEQLAAEILFRQSEEQEEQEEQEELPRDE, from the coding sequence ATGAAGTTATCTATTCGCATGCTGGACCAGCGCACCATTAGTTTGGAAATGCAGGAAACGCAGGATGTGAGGGCTCTCAAGGAGCAACTGGGCAGCCTTCCGGAGGTCTCCTTGCCCGTGGAGAGCCTGCAGCTGATCTACAGTGGCCGCATCATGGAGGATGCCCTGCCCCTCAGCGAATATCGCATAGCGGAGGACAAGTTCATAGTGCTGATGGGCAAGAAGGCAGTCCAGGTGAAGAAGGCGGAGCAGCCGGAGGAGCAGGTGGCGCCCACACCGCCTCAAGAGGTCACCCCTTCTGGTTCCCCCGATGAGCAGCGTGTGCTTGATCTCATGGCCATGGGCTATGGCGAGCAGGAGGTGCGATCTGCTCTCCAGGCCAGCTTCAATCATCCGGAGCGTGCAATTGAGTATCTGATTAGTGGGATTCCTCAGGAGGAACAGGCTCCCGTGGAGCAGGGTCTCCAGCAACTCATGGGGGATCCTCGCGTGGCCCGAGTGCGTGAAATGATACGCGAGAATCCCGAGCTGCTGCAGCTAATCCTGGCCAGGCTGGCCGAAACCGATCCGGCTGCCTACGCGGCGGTTCAGAGTCATCGGGAGGAGTTTGCGGGCATGTTACTTGGTGGCGAAGGTGCTACCTCCGAGGTGGAAGCCCAGGTTCAACTCACAACCGAAGAATTAGCCGCCGTGAAGCGACTGGAGGCACTGGGCTTCCATCGAGTGATGGCCGTGCAGGCTTATTTGGCCTGCGACAAGAACGAGCAGCTGGCCGCGGAGATTCTCTTCCGCCAgtcggaggagcaggaggagcaggaggagcaggaggagctgcCTCGGGATGAATAA
- the LOC108070087 gene encoding ADP-ribosylation factor-like protein 6-interacting protein 4 codes for MGKSEKKSKKKHKEKRREHKEKHKSRKSKKHSRKKEESPPPAPPPQNGTQNQQEEEEEDFAIPIALMNSKSHAPETPEEYQRRQSQIRREVDPVTGRVRLIKGDSEVLEEIVTKERHAEINKKATRGDGEFYEARSLDAARRRK; via the exons ATGggtaaaagtgagaaaaaatcaaagaaaaagcACAAGGAAAAGCGGAGGGAGCACAAGGAGAAGCACAAGTCGCGGAAATCCAAGAAGCACAGCCGGAAAAAGGAGGAATCCCCTCCGCCAGCGCCGCCACCTCAGAATGGCACCCAAAatcagcaggaggaggaggaggaggactttGCCATACCAATAG CACTGATGAACAGCAAGTCGCATGCACCGGAGACTCCCGAGGAGTACCAGCGCCGCCAGAGCCAAATCCGCCGGGAGGTCGATCCGGTCACCGGGCGGGTGCGCCTCATCAAGGGCGACAGCGAGGTGCTGGAGGAGATCGTGACCAAGGAGCGCCACGCGGAGATCAACAAGAAGGCCACCCGCGGCGACGGCGAGTTCTACGAGGCCCGATCTCTGGACGCCGCCAGGCGACGCAAATAG
- the LOC108070086 gene encoding E3 ubiquitin-protein ligase RNFT1, translating to MNNKDPYRGGGGGGGGGGGGPQEGGASAGVSISIESDDNDSTTAEHDYLLPASSSSVTSGGGGGGLGGAGGISGGSANTSINLDHGYVPTARSSSLSGTARHGNILSTFLARQRSYTPASNSSSSPVRVTTQMNRRLQQSRSMGAHSLEEPSAAGGPGASPGTAPGVRQMGFWRVNLNDVFSLSTAPSTEALRSFITHSNFRYPPANPAAAAAAPGAPVAQPAANPVDNSHILLNSVPEPVSPLRFSRGGAGAAGPSGASGPMGRSISLREGEMRHNHSLNGGRHNASVIGLNSNPVAFEEREPNDSLDLGEDLGNGENGGGQGGGNPPEPPENPPDDEHLISDDMVVQILSHFVRYLPLIFILFIKFIHDHLLGILDLLVLQTVMYNVNRSVRNQVARLAQKNYAVMVRDACLISVVVAVRLFLALPQLPDPLGLIVPPPKNYFELTTVTSQQTSSEAQQLTAFPTETLKGSKAAYDALKVIPLGMLLYYIAVSDLIIKLLTMLVKLIITMLPHHWMRLKVRARLYVLVEYSSQFYRAVTPISQWFLFLYESYSGLEVVSGGLFSALYLGAKIFELVERGKSLKKAIVTFRKNIDSERPPTKDELDAAGALCPICHDAFNTPIVLECGHIFCDECVQTWFKREQTCPMCRAKVSDDPAWQDGSTTFFHQLY from the exons ATGAACAACAAGGATCCCTAtcgcggcggcggaggaggaggaggaggaggaggcggtggcccCCAGGAGGGCGGTGCATCGGCTGGCGTGTCCATCAGCATCGAGAGCGACGACAATGACTCGACGACGGCGGAGCACGACTACCTGCTGCccgcctcctcgtcgtcggtgACCTCTGGAGGGGGCGGAGGAGGATTAGGAGGAGCAGGTGGCATCTCCGGGGGATCGGCCAACACGAGCATCAACCTGGACCACGGCTACGTGCCCACGGCAAGGAGCAGCAGCCTGAGCGGCACTGCCCGCCACGGCAACATCCTGTCCACCTTTTTGGCCCGTCAGCGATCCTATACGCCGGCCAGCAACTCCAGCAGCTCCCCGGTGCGCGTAACCACGCAGATGAACCGCCGGCTGCAGCAGTCGCGCAGCATGGGCGCCCATAGCCTGGAGGAGCCTTCAGCAGCCGGTGGGCCAGGAGCATCGCCCGGAACTGCGCCGGGAGTACGGCAAATGGGCTTCTGGCGTGTCAATCTCAACGATGTCTTCTCTTTGTCCACGGCTCCGTCGACCGAGGCACTGCGCTCGTTTATTACACATTCCAATTTCAGGTATCCACCTGCtaatcctgctgctgctgctgctgccccggGAGCACCGGTAGCCCAGCCAGCCGCCAATCCCGTGGACAACTCGCACATACTGCTGAATTCGGTGCCGGAGCCGGTTAGTCCGCTGCGGTTCAGCCGCGGAGGAGCTGGAGCAGCTGGCCCGAGTGGAGCAAGTGGCCCTATGGGCAGGAGCATCTCGCTGCGCGAGGGAGAGATGCGGCACAATCACAGCCTTAACGGAGGACGGCACAATGCCAGCGTCATAGGACTGAACAGCAATCCGGTGGCCTTCGAGGAGCGCGAACCGAACGATAGCCTGGATTTGGGCGAGGATCTGGGCAACGGGGAGAACGGCGGAGGACAAGGAGGCGGCAATCCCCCGGAGCCGCCAGAGAATCCACCCGACGACGAACATCTAATTTCAGACGACATGGTCGTGCAGATCCTCAGCCATTTTGTACGCTATCTGCCGCTGATCTTCATACTGTTCATTAAGTTCATACACGATCATCTGCTGGGCATTTTGGATCTCCTGGTGCTGCAGACGGTGATGTACAATGTCAACCGTTCGGTGCGCAACCAGGTGGCCCGGCTGGCCCAAAAGAACTACGCTGTGATGGTGCGAGATGCTTGCCTTATTTCGGTGGTGGTCGCAGTGCGTCTGTTTTTGGCCCTGCCTCAGCTACCCGATCCCCTGGGTCTCATTGTGCCGCCGCCCAAGAATTACTTTGAACTCACGACGGTCACGTCGCAACAAACGAGCTCCGAGGCCCAGCAGCTGACTGCCTTTCCCACGGAAACCCTCAAAGGCTCCAAGGCCGCCTACGATGCCCTCAAGGTGATTCCCCTGGGCATGCTGCTCTACTACATTGCCGTAAGCGATCTCATCATCAAGCTGCTGACAATGCTGGTCAAACTCATCATCACCATGCTGCCGCACCACTGGATGCGACTCAAAGTGCGG GCCCGTCTCTATGTGCTGGTGGAGTACTCTTCTCAGTTCTACCGGGCAGTGACGCCCATTAGCCAGTGGTTCCTGTTTTTGTACGAGTCCTATTCGGGTCTGGAGGTGGTCTCCGGAGGACTCTTCTCTGCGCTCTATCTGGGTGCCAAGATATTCGAGCTGGTGGAGCGCGGCAAGTCGCTGAAAAAAGCCATTGTGACCTTCAGGAAAAATATT gaCTCTGAGCGACCGCCGACCAAGGACGAGCTGGATGCCGCGGGCGCCCTGTGTCCCATCTGCCATGACGCCTTCAACACGCCCATTGTGCTGGAGTGCGGCCACATCTTCTGTGATGAGTGCGTCCAGACCTGGTTCAAGCGCGAGCAGACCTGCCCGATGTGCCGGGCGAAGGTCAGCGACGATCCCGCCTGGCAGGACGGGAGCACCACCTTCTTCCATCAGTTGTACTAG